The following proteins come from a genomic window of Anopheles ziemanni chromosome 3, idAnoZiCoDA_A2_x.2, whole genome shotgun sequence:
- the LOC131289042 gene encoding beta-TrCP — MMKMDTDKIMDDGISNSQYTTQILYDPARKKEPSPAFQTELDTCLTLFTKWNEANQVEFVEQLLSRMCHYQHGHINAYLKPMLQRDFITLLPTKGLDHVAENILSYLDAKSLCRAERVCKEWSRVISEGMLWKKLIERNVRTDTLWRGLADRKGWIKYLFIPRPGVTLRQHKFYRELFPKIMKDIEAIENNWRTGNHNLQRINCRSENSKGVYCLQYDDDKIVSGLRDNTIKIWNRSSLQCCMILTGHTGSVLCLQYDDKVIISGSSDSTVRVWDVKTGEMVNTLIHHCEAVLHLRFNNGMMVTCSKDRSIAVWDMVSPTEIGLRRVLVGHRAAVNVVDFDEKYIVSASGDRTIKVWNSTTCEFLRTLNGHKRGIACLQYRDRLVVSGSSDNSIRLWDIECGTCLRILEGHEELVRCIRFDSKRIVSGAYDGKIKVWDLQAALDIRAQTNTLCLKTLVEHTGRVFRLQFDEFQIVSSSHDDTILIWDFLNCSPKEEPSVVVPNTSMMNLHNNSGSSSGSGSSVGAVGGGLGGAGGGALGPNGGAEGGGGNGSNNQNNGVNHLLHNNRTNNQNDELSD; from the exons atgatgaaaatggaTACGGATAAAATCATGGACGATGGGATCAGCAACTCACAG TACACCACCCAGATACTGTACGATCCGGCGCGGAAGAAAGAACCGTCACCGGCGTTCCAGACCGAGCTCGACACCTGTCTGACGTTGTTCACCAAATGGAACGAGGCCAACCAGGTGGAGTTCGTCGAGCAGCTTCTCTCCCGCATGTGCCATTACCAGCACGGACACATCAACGCTTACCTGAAACCGATGCTCCAGCGGGACTTCATCACACTGCTACCCA CAAAAGGATTGGATCACGTGGCGGAAAACATTCTCTCCTATCTGGACGCAAAGTCGCTGTGCCGGGCGGAACGCGTCTGCAAGGAATGGTCCCGCGTCATCTCCGAGGGCATGCTGTGGAAGAAGTTGATCGAACGAAACGTCCGCACCGATACCCTCTGGCGGGGGTTAGCAGATCGCAAAGGATG GATCAAATATCTCTTCATCCCACGACCGGGCGTGACGCTGCGGCAGCACAAATTCTACCGCGAGCTCTTCCCGAAGATCATGAAGGACATCGAAGCGATCGAGAACAACTGGCGCACGGGCAATCACAATCTTCAGCGGATAAACTGCCGGTCAGAGAATTCGAAGGGCGTCTACTGTCTGCAGTACGACGACGACAAGATTGTGTCCGGCCTGCGGGACAACACCATCAAGATCTGGAACCGCTCATCGCTTCAGTGTTGCATG ATCCTCACGGGACACACCGGATCGGTGCTGTGCCTGCAGTACGACGATAAGGTCATCATCAGCGGGTCCAGCGATTCGACGGTGCGCGTGTGGGACGTCAAGACAGGCGAAATGGTCAACACACTGATACATCACTGCGAGGCGGTATTACATCTACGCTTCAACAACGGCATGATGGTGACCTGTTCAAAG GACCGCTCAATTGCCGTATGGGACATGGTGTCGCCGACGGAGATCGGCCTAAGGCGCGTCCTGGTCGGGCACCGGGCGGCAGTCAACGTGGTCGACTTTGACGAAAAGTACATCGTGTCGGCGTCCGGCGATCGCACGATTAAGGTGTGGAACTCGACGACCTGCGAGTTTCTGCGCACGCTGAACGGCCACAAACGGGGCATCGCTTGCCTACAGTACCGCGACCGGCTGGTGGTTAGTGGCAGCTCCGACAATTCGATAAG ACTGTGGGACATCGAGTGCGGGACCTGCCTGCGAATTCTCGAGGGCCACGAGGAGCTCGTTCGCTGCATCCGGTTCGATTCGAAGCGCATCGTCAGCGGGGCGTACGATGGCAAAATCAAAGTATGGGATCTCCAAGCTGCCTTAGACATTCGAGCACAGACTAACACGCTGTGCTTGAAAACGTTGGTG GAACATACCGGTCGCGTATTCCGGTTGCAATTCGATGAATTCCAGATCGTGAGCAGTTCGCACGATGACACGATTCTGATATGGGACTTCCTCAACTGCTCGCCCAAGGAGGAGccgtcggtggtggtgccCAATACCAGCATG ATGAACCTTCACAACAACAGCGGAAGCAGTAGCGGCAGTGGCTCCAGTGTGGGTGCCGTTGGCGGCGGTCTCGGGGGAGCTGGCGGTGGTGCCCTCGGTCCGAATGGGGGCGCtgaaggtggtggtggcaacGGTAGCAACAACCAGAACAACGGTGTCAACCATCTGCTACACAACAATAGGACGAACAACCAGAACGACGAACTGAGCGACTAA
- the LOC131286190 gene encoding uncharacterized protein LOC131286190 produces the protein MPHRCVELQTSLDRKPKVTMSAASSSVDEESRRAACARGDKKMRVVALVSGGKDSTYNMMQVAAEGHEVVALANLHPKDRDELDSYMYQTVGHQGIEKLAQAMELPLYRRMTRGHSINTKGHYEPTEDDEVEDLYELLGQVQREQQIEAVAVGAILSDYQRVRVENVCARLNLISLAYLWRRDQTELLQEMIDCQVHAIIIKVAALGLMPDRHLGKSLKEMQPHLLLMRDKYGLNVCGEGGEYETFTLDCPLFRRRIVVDDVQTVISSADPVCPVGYLNFTKLRLVPKEHRGEPVVIKNSLDFIHDLNESSYSDLSDPDLSETELELIERSSSGIVAAVSRGAAMRNSFSKDDLSGGLSSAVLSRSNSITKELDATTPTSTATSTATTTPVRIITKARASIPSDNGEALALPTELAMFQYARESRPLCNKPRAIVNSKGWMWVAGVQGVGDDSREAMASALSTLEEMVQSRSFTLRQICYITLYVRNMAEYSFINAIYSKVFNFPNPPTRVCVECPLPAECAVVLEAVAFNPVSSASELEHRRQTMHVQGISHWAPANIGTYSQSTKVGHITYISGQIALVPGSMTIIEGGIKQQCKLTLRHLSRIAKAMNAQGGQLRDVVQGICFVTHPSYIYEARRQWERRTANAIIDYIVVPALPRGALVEWQVWAHSHNDKFDYEETGCAIGEYSISIRRRWNYENNCSSIVCYVSTGLATSTTKLTELTDDYLQRHHQLAQRVTPHQIHETIAYVLRKLLQDCPGLLGPTSTSPTSGCSSSSSFSSAVPAAEVETEHQVNHHHHHHQQPLAVPTKPAVHLRVFYQVDAVPSVQFLIDALESFLVSPANVARIAYTVIPACHLQNFSTFISICGLRHHE, from the exons ATGCCACACCGGTGTGTGGAACTACAGACTTCGCTAGACCGGAAACCAAAGGTAACAATGTCGGCAGCATCATCGTCGGTCGACGAGGAATCGAGACGGGCGGCGTGTGCGAGGGGTGACAAAAAGATGCGCGTCGTGGCACTGGTCAGCGGAGGGAAGGATAGCACGTACAACATGATGCAGGTGGCGGCCGAGGGCCACGAGGTGGTCGCCCTGGCCAATCTCCATCCGAAAGATCGGGACGAGCTGGACAGCTACATGTACCAGACGGTCGGACATCAGGGCATCGAGAAGCTGGCCCAGGCCATGGAGCTACCGCTCTACCGGCGGATGACGCGTGGCCATTCGATCAACACTAAGGGCCACTACGAGCCGACCGAGGACGACGAGGTGGAGGACCTGTACGAGCTGCTCGGTCAGGTGCAACGGGAGCAGCAGATCGAAGCCGTTGCCGTCGGCGCCATCCTCTCCGACTATCAGCGTGTGCGCGTCGAAAATGT CTGCGCCCGACTGAACCTTATCTCGCTGGCCTATCTGTGGCGCCGGGACCAAACGGAGCTGCTGCAGGAGATGATCGACTGTCAGGTGCACGCGATCATCATCAAGGTGGCGGCGTTGGGCCTGATGCCCGACCGCCACCTCGGCAAGTCGCTCAAGGAGATGCAACCGCACCTGCTGCTGATGCGGGACAAGTACGGACTGAACGTGTGCGGCGAGGGTGGCGAGTACGAGACGTTTACGCTCGACTGCCCACTGTTCCGACGGCGCATCGTCGTGGACGACGTGCAGACGGTGATCAGCTCGGCCGATCCCGTCTGCCCGGTGGGCTATCTGAACTTCACTAAGCTACGGTTGGTACCGAAGGAGCATCGGGGTGAGCCGGTGGTGATTAAAAACTCGCTCGACTTCATCCACGACCTGAACGAGTCGAGCTATAGCGACCTGAGCGATCCGGACCTGAGCGAGACCGAGCTGGAGCTGATCgagcgcagcagcagcggaatCGTGGCGGCCGTTTCGCGCGGTGCCGCCATGCGCAACTCCTTCAGCAAGGACGACCTCAGTGGGGGGCTGAGCTCGGCCGTGCTTTCGCGGAGCAACAGCATCACGAAGGAGCTGGACGCGACGACACCGACGAGTACGGCCACCAGCACGGCCACCACGACGCCGGTGCGCATCATCACCAAGGCACGCGCCAGCATACCCTCCGACAACGGTGAAGCGCTCGCGCTGCCCACCGAGCTGGCCATGTTTCAGTACGCCCGCGAAAGCCGTCCGCTGTGCAACAAACCGAGGGCAATCGTTAACTCGAAGGGTTGGATGTGGGTGGCTGGAGTGCAGGGCGTCGGTGACGATTCCCGGGAAGCGATGGCCAGTGCACTGTCGACGCTAGAAG aaatGGTCCAATCACGTTCATTCACGCTCAGACAAATCTGCTACATTACGCTGTACGTGCGCAATATGGCCGAGTACAGCTTCATCAATGCGATCTACTCGAAGGTGTTCAACTTTCCCAATCCTCCCACGCGG GTGTGTGTTGAATGTCCGTTGCCAGCGGAATGTGCCGTTGTCCTGGAAGCTGTCGCTTTTAATCCAGTTTCCAGTG CATCAGAACTAGAACACAGACGACAAACGATGCACGTACAGGGCATTTCCCACTGGGCCCCGGCTAACATCGGCACCTATAGTCAGTCGACGAAG GTCGGCCACATAACGTACATCTCGGGACAAATTGCGCTCGTTCCGGGTAGCATGACGATCATCGAGGGTGGTATCAAACAGCAGTGTAAGTTGACTCTACGCCATCTCAGCCGGATAGCGAAAGCAATGAACGCACAGGGCGGCCAGCTGCGGGATGTGGTGCAGGGTATCTGCTTCGTGACGCACCCGAGCTACATCTATGAGGCCCGGCGGCAGTGGGAACGACGGACGGCCAACGCCATCATCGATTACATCGTCGTGCCGGCGCTGCCTAGGGGTGCCCTGGTCGAGTGGCAGGTGTGGGCTCACTCGCATAACGACAAATTCGACT ATGAAGAAACTGGCTGCGCCATCGGTGAATACTCAATCTCGATCCGGCGACGTTGGAACTATGAGAACAATTGCTCCTCGATCGTGTGCTACGTCTCGACCGGTCtcgccacctccaccaccaagCTGACCGAGCTTACGGACGACTATCTCCAGCGGCATCATCAGTTGGCGCAGCGTGTCACGCCCCACCAGATCCACGAAACGATCGCGTATGTCCTGCGCAAGTTACTCCAGGACTGTCCCGGTCTGCTCGGTCCCACCAGTACCAGTCCCACCTCCGGTTGTTCATCGTCCTCCTCGTTCTCCAGTGCTGTACCAGCGGCCGAAGTAGAAACCGAGCACCAagtaaaccaccaccaccaccaccaccagcaaccgCTGGCCGTTCCAACGAAACCGGCCGTCCATCTACGCGTGTTCTACCAGGTCGATGCCGTTCCGTCCGTGCAGTTTCTGATCGATGCGCTCGAGAGCTTCCTGGTGTCGCCGGCCAATGTGGCCCGCATCGCCTACACCGTTATCCCGGCCTGCCATCTGCAGAACTTCAGCACCTTCATCTCTATCTGCGGTCTGCGCCACCACGAGTAA